One segment of Bradyrhizobium sp. WD16 DNA contains the following:
- a CDS encoding phosphoadenylyl-sulfate reductase, with product MSLAFDADVALPEAADLHRRLADASPAEVIATALATVGRDRLAVVSSFGTESAVLLKIVADVDPAIPVVFLDTGWLFQETLDYRDTLTRRLGLRDVRTVSPDSERLAATDPERDLWYSDADACCRIRKVEPLARALAPFAGWINGRKRFQGGARAAIPVVEADGARLKFNPLAAVSADELAAIFKLADLPPHPLAASGFASVGCMPCTSRAQPGEDARTGRWRGRGKTECGIHTIATS from the coding sequence GTGAGCCTCGCGTTCGATGCCGATGTCGCCCTGCCCGAGGCTGCCGATCTCCATCGACGCCTCGCCGATGCATCGCCGGCGGAGGTGATCGCCACGGCGCTGGCGACCGTCGGACGCGACCGGCTCGCGGTAGTGTCGTCCTTCGGCACCGAATCCGCGGTGCTGCTCAAGATCGTCGCCGATGTCGACCCGGCCATCCCAGTGGTGTTTCTCGATACCGGCTGGCTGTTTCAGGAGACCCTCGATTATCGCGACACCCTGACGAGGCGGCTCGGGCTGCGCGACGTCCGCACCGTATCGCCGGATTCGGAACGCCTCGCGGCAACGGATCCGGAGCGCGATCTCTGGTATTCCGACGCAGATGCCTGCTGCCGTATCCGCAAGGTCGAGCCGCTGGCGCGGGCGCTCGCGCCGTTCGCCGGATGGATCAACGGGCGCAAGCGCTTCCAGGGCGGCGCGCGGGCCGCGATCCCGGTGGTCGAGGCCGATGGCGCCCGACTGAAATTCAACCCGCTCGCCGCGGTCAGCGCCGACGAACTCGCCGCCATCTTCAAGCTTGCCGATCTGCCGCCGCATCCGCTCGCCGCTTCCGGCTTCGCGTCGGTCGGCTGCATGCCCTGCACCAGCCGTGCCCAGCCCGGCGAGGATGCCCGCACCGGACGTTGGCGCGGCCGCGGCAAGACGGAATGCGGTATCCACACGATCGCGACATCGTAG
- the cysD gene encoding sulfate adenylyltransferase subunit CysD, whose protein sequence is MDHLDELEAQSIYILREAFARLKKLALLWSLGKDSNVMIWLARKAFFGKVPFAAMHVDTGKKFPEMYAFRDHYAVEWGLDLLIEPCPPIDAVDPTLPPAARSAARKTEGLKLALAKHGFDGLIAGIRRDEEATRAKERVFSPRGTEGGWDVRDQPPEFWDQFNASPPPGAHLRVHPILHWTEADIWAYTQRENIPIIPLYLSQGGKRYRSLGDQDITFPVTSNATDIPEILRELASTKVPERAGRALDHETEDAFERLRVSGYL, encoded by the coding sequence ATGGATCATCTCGACGAACTGGAGGCGCAGAGCATCTATATCCTGCGCGAAGCCTTCGCCCGGCTGAAAAAGCTGGCACTGCTGTGGTCGCTCGGCAAAGATTCCAATGTGATGATCTGGCTGGCCAGGAAGGCCTTCTTCGGCAAGGTCCCGTTTGCCGCCATGCACGTCGACACCGGGAAGAAATTCCCCGAGATGTATGCCTTCCGTGACCATTACGCCGTGGAATGGGGTCTCGACCTGCTCATCGAACCCTGCCCGCCGATCGACGCGGTCGACCCGACCCTGCCGCCGGCCGCCCGTTCGGCGGCGCGCAAGACCGAAGGCCTCAAGCTCGCCCTCGCCAAGCACGGCTTCGACGGGCTGATTGCCGGCATCCGCCGCGACGAGGAGGCGACCCGCGCCAAGGAGCGGGTCTTCTCGCCCCGCGGCACCGAGGGCGGCTGGGACGTGCGCGACCAGCCGCCGGAATTCTGGGACCAGTTCAACGCCTCGCCGCCCCCCGGCGCCCATCTGCGCGTGCATCCGATCCTGCACTGGACCGAAGCCGACATCTGGGCCTACACCCAGCGCGAGAATATTCCGATCATTCCGCTCTATCTGTCCCAGGGCGGCAAGCGCTACCGCTCGCTCGGCGATCAGGACATCACCTTCCCGGTGACTTCAAACGCCACCGACATTCCCGAGATCCTGCGTGAACTCGCCAGCACGAAAGTGCCGGAGCGGGCGGGCCGCGCCCTCGACCACGAAACCGAGGACGCGTTCGAACGCCTCCGCGTGTCCGGCTATCTTTGA
- a CDS encoding patatin-like phospholipase family protein — MNSTATSPPALPLKSQPVLVLQGGGALGSYQAGAYAALSRHDFEPEWVAGISIGAINAAIIAGNPREARASRLREFWDQVSSPLLWRPLVDGDHARTAFNETSAALIAAFGVPGFFTPRFPPAALWPPGSTQSLSYYDTAPLRQTLRRLVDFDLINSGATRLSVGAVNVRTGNFVYFDNAKQRIEPEHIMASGALPPGFPPIEIDGEFYWDGGIASNTPLDYVLTEETLRDLLVFQVDLFSARGRLPTTLLEASEREKDIRYSSRTRLNTDMNRKVHNARKALRSLIAKLPDHMKSDPDVVYLNEAAQENAVTVVHLIYKSKNFETSSKDYDFSQVAMQEHWDAGEADVDLSMSHPEWLQKPLNGETMVTYDLTHYEATPGDLDRPGS; from the coding sequence ATGAATTCGACCGCGACTTCCCCTCCAGCCCTTCCGCTCAAGTCTCAGCCCGTTCTGGTGTTGCAGGGCGGCGGTGCGCTCGGCTCGTACCAGGCCGGTGCCTATGCGGCGCTGAGCCGTCATGATTTTGAGCCGGAATGGGTCGCCGGCATATCCATCGGCGCCATCAATGCTGCGATCATCGCCGGCAATCCGCGCGAGGCGCGCGCGAGCCGCCTGCGCGAATTCTGGGACCAGGTGTCGTCGCCGCTTCTCTGGCGGCCGCTGGTCGACGGCGACCATGCGCGTACCGCCTTCAACGAGACCAGCGCCGCCCTGATCGCCGCCTTCGGCGTGCCGGGCTTCTTCACACCGCGCTTTCCGCCGGCGGCGCTTTGGCCGCCGGGCAGCACCCAGTCGCTCAGCTATTACGACACCGCGCCGTTGCGTCAGACCTTGCGGCGCCTCGTCGATTTCGATCTGATCAATTCCGGCGCCACGCGCCTCAGCGTCGGCGCGGTCAATGTGCGGACGGGCAACTTCGTGTATTTCGACAACGCCAAGCAGAGGATCGAGCCGGAGCACATCATGGCCTCGGGAGCGCTCCCGCCCGGTTTTCCGCCGATCGAGATCGACGGCGAGTTCTATTGGGACGGCGGCATCGCCAGCAATACGCCGCTCGATTATGTCCTGACGGAGGAAACCCTGCGCGATCTCCTGGTTTTCCAGGTCGATCTGTTCAGTGCGCGGGGGCGGTTGCCGACCACCCTGCTGGAGGCGAGCGAACGTGAGAAGGACATTCGCTATTCCAGCCGGACCCGCCTCAACACCGATATGAACCGAAAGGTGCACAATGCCCGCAAGGCGCTGCGCAGCCTGATCGCGAAGCTGCCCGACCATATGAAGTCCGATCCGGACGTAGTCTATCTCAACGAGGCGGCGCAGGAAAATGCCGTCACGGTGGTACACCTGATCTACAAGAGCAAGAATTTCGAGACCTCGTCGAAGGACTACGATTTTTCCCAGGTCGCCATGCAGGAGCACTGGGACGCCGGCGAAGCCGATGTCGACCTCTCCATGAGTCATCCGGAGTGGTTGCAGAAACCGCTCAACGGCGAGACCATGGTGACTTACGATCTGACCCATTATGAAGCCACGCCCGGCGATCTCGACCGGCCTGGCAGTTGA
- a CDS encoding DUF934 domain-containing protein yields the protein MPLVKSGAIVADDYLHVADGDAIAEGAVLLPAARFLVDPEGVLKRNSKVGVIWPNSRNIAELAPWLDRVAAVALVFPTFRDGRAYSQARLLRERYGFRGELRATGQVLRDQFVFMLRSGFDAFEVKKDSDAAAFTEVARRYSVVYQPTGDGRATAAARRLSRQNAEARS from the coding sequence ATGCCACTCGTTAAGTCCGGCGCCATCGTCGCCGATGATTATCTTCATGTTGCCGACGGCGACGCCATTGCCGAGGGTGCGGTGCTGCTGCCGGCGGCCCGCTTCCTCGTCGATCCCGAGGGTGTGCTCAAGCGCAACAGCAAGGTCGGCGTGATCTGGCCGAACAGCAGGAACATTGCCGAGCTGGCGCCTTGGCTGGATCGCGTCGCGGCCGTCGCCCTCGTGTTCCCGACCTTCCGTGATGGCCGCGCCTATTCACAGGCCCGGCTGCTGCGCGAGCGCTATGGCTTCCGTGGCGAGTTGCGTGCCACCGGACAGGTTCTGCGCGACCAGTTCGTGTTCATGCTGCGCTCCGGCTTCGATGCCTTCGAGGTGAAGAAGGACAGCGACGCCGCCGCTTTCACCGAGGTCGCCCGGCGCTATTCGGTGGTCTATCAGCCGACCGGTGACGGTCGTGCCACGGCGGCGGCGCGGCGGCTGTCGCGCCAGAATGCGGAGGCGCGGTCGTGA
- a CDS encoding 3-hydroxybutyrate dehydrogenase, which yields MANLKGKTAAVTGSTSGIGLGIARALAKAGANIVINGMGEAAAIEKERSGIESEFGVKCVYSPADMTKPAEIAAFVALGESSFGSMDILVNNAGIQFVSPIEEFPVEKWDAIIAINLSSAFHAIRAAVPGMKKRQWGRIINTASAHSLVASPFKSAYVAAKHGIAGLTKTVALELATDKITCNCISPGYVWTPLVERQIPDTMKARNLTRDQVINDVLLDAQPTKEFVTIDQVASLALYLCGDEASQITGANLSIDGGWTAE from the coding sequence ATGGCCAATCTGAAGGGCAAGACGGCGGCGGTGACGGGGTCGACAAGCGGCATCGGGCTTGGGATCGCGCGGGCTCTTGCCAAGGCAGGGGCCAACATCGTCATCAACGGCATGGGTGAAGCGGCGGCGATCGAAAAGGAGCGCTCCGGAATCGAGAGCGAGTTCGGCGTCAAATGCGTCTATTCGCCGGCCGACATGACCAAGCCCGCCGAGATCGCTGCCTTCGTCGCGCTCGGAGAGAGCAGCTTCGGTTCCATGGATATTCTCGTCAACAATGCCGGCATCCAGTTCGTCTCGCCGATCGAGGAGTTTCCGGTCGAGAAGTGGGACGCGATCATCGCGATCAACCTGTCGTCGGCGTTCCATGCCATCCGCGCCGCGGTGCCCGGCATGAAGAAGCGGCAATGGGGCCGGATCATCAACACCGCATCGGCGCATTCGCTGGTGGCCTCGCCCTTCAAGTCCGCCTATGTGGCCGCCAAGCATGGCATCGCCGGGCTGACCAAGACCGTCGCGCTCGAGCTCGCTACGGACAAGATCACCTGCAACTGCATCAGCCCCGGCTATGTCTGGACGCCGCTGGTGGAGCGGCAGATCCCCGACACCATGAAGGCGCGCAACCTGACCCGGGATCAGGTCATCAACGACGTTCTGCTCGACGCACAGCCGACCAAGGAGTTCGTCACGATCGATCAGGTGGCGTCGCTGGCGCTCTATCTCTGCGGCGATGAGGCGAGCCAGATCACCGGCGCCAATCTGTCGATCGACGGCGGCTGGACCGCCGAGTAA
- a CDS encoding DUF2849 domain-containing protein yields MTSPLQQKIKIAGPSVVTANRTGDGAVIWRTARGWSDDLAEAAVVRSADEARALLAAALGDDLGAVGPYIAPVALDANGAVLPGNLRERIRRDGVTIALPVSA; encoded by the coding sequence ATGACCTCTCCCCTGCAGCAGAAGATCAAGATCGCCGGACCGTCGGTGGTCACCGCCAATCGCACCGGCGACGGTGCGGTGATCTGGCGCACCGCGAGGGGCTGGTCCGACGATCTCGCCGAGGCTGCAGTGGTGCGCTCCGCCGACGAGGCGCGGGCGCTGCTCGCCGCTGCGCTGGGCGACGATCTCGGTGCCGTCGGTCCCTACATCGCTCCCGTTGCGCTCGATGCGAACGGGGCGGTGCTGCCGGGTAATTTGCGCGAGCGCATCCGCCGTGACGGCGTCACCATCGCTCTTCCTGTTTCTGCCTGA
- a CDS encoding nitrite/sulfite reductase: protein MYAYDEIDRTFLSERVAEFRDQVRRRLNGELTEEEFKSLRLMNGVYLQLHAYMFRVAIPYGTLSAQQLRRLAHVGRKYDRGYGHFTTRQNIQFNWIKLAELPDAMEDLAEVGIHAIQTSGNCVRNITTDQWAGVVPGEIDDPRVWAEVLRQYTTLHPEFAFLPRKFKIAISAADHDRAAIKIHDIGLRMRRNDAGEIGFEVLVGGGLGRSPFIAKTIRDFVHARDIISYVEAVLRVYNQYGRRDNIYKARIKILLHELGAERFAKDVEAEWAQIRDGMLEIDDAMVDDIRSRFRYPRYEQLSDTPQELAKASDPRFTAWLQNAVAPHKVPGYAVVTLSLKPIGGTPGDATAEQMDAIADLADRYSFGELRVGHEQNLALPNVAKRDLPALWRALDKIGVATPNVNLISDVISCPGLDYCSLANTRSIPIAQELTRRFANHDLAAMIGRLHVNISGCINACGHHHVGHIGILGVDKNGEEFYQITIGGRADEGAEIGTLIGPAVPYAEVADVIEDIVEAYLALRAAPDELFIDTVKRLGVQPFKERVYATR from the coding sequence ATGTATGCTTATGACGAAATCGATCGCACCTTCCTGTCGGAACGGGTCGCGGAATTCCGTGACCAGGTGCGCCGCCGCCTCAACGGCGAACTGACCGAGGAGGAGTTCAAGTCGCTCCGCCTGATGAACGGCGTCTATCTGCAGCTTCACGCCTATATGTTCCGCGTCGCCATTCCCTATGGCACCTTGTCGGCGCAGCAATTGCGGCGGCTCGCCCATGTCGGCCGCAAATACGACCGCGGCTACGGCCATTTCACCACGCGCCAGAATATCCAGTTCAACTGGATCAAGCTCGCCGAGCTGCCCGATGCCATGGAAGACCTTGCCGAGGTCGGCATCCATGCCATCCAGACCTCGGGAAACTGCGTGCGCAACATCACCACCGACCAGTGGGCCGGCGTCGTGCCGGGCGAGATCGACGACCCTCGGGTCTGGGCCGAGGTGCTGCGCCAATATACGACCCTGCACCCCGAATTCGCCTTCCTGCCGCGCAAGTTCAAGATCGCGATCAGCGCGGCGGACCACGACCGCGCCGCCATCAAGATCCATGACATCGGCCTGCGCATGCGCCGCAACGATGCCGGCGAGATCGGCTTCGAGGTGCTGGTCGGCGGCGGCCTCGGCCGCAGCCCGTTCATCGCCAAGACCATCCGCGACTTCGTCCACGCCCGCGACATCATCAGCTATGTCGAAGCGGTCCTGCGCGTCTACAACCAGTACGGCCGGCGCGACAACATCTACAAGGCACGCATCAAGATCCTGCTGCATGAACTCGGCGCCGAGCGCTTCGCCAAGGACGTCGAGGCCGAATGGGCGCAGATCCGCGACGGCATGCTCGAGATCGACGATGCGATGGTCGACGATATCCGCTCGCGCTTCCGCTATCCGCGTTATGAGCAGCTCTCCGACACGCCGCAGGAACTCGCCAAGGCCTCCGATCCGCGCTTCACCGCCTGGCTGCAGAATGCCGTCGCGCCGCACAAGGTGCCGGGCTATGCCGTCGTGACGCTGTCGCTCAAGCCGATCGGCGGCACGCCGGGCGATGCGACCGCCGAGCAGATGGACGCCATCGCCGACCTCGCCGACCGCTATTCCTTCGGCGAGCTGCGGGTCGGTCACGAGCAGAATCTGGCGCTGCCCAACGTCGCCAAGCGCGATCTGCCGGCGCTGTGGCGCGCGCTCGACAAGATCGGGGTGGCGACCCCCAACGTCAATTTGATCTCGGACGTCATCTCCTGCCCGGGGCTCGACTACTGCTCGCTCGCCAATACGCGCTCGATCCCGATCGCCCAGGAACTGACGCGGCGCTTCGCCAATCATGACCTCGCCGCCATGATCGGCCGGTTGCACGTCAACATCTCAGGCTGCATCAATGCCTGCGGCCATCACCACGTCGGCCACATCGGCATTCTCGGCGTCGACAAGAACGGCGAGGAATTCTACCAGATCACCATCGGCGGCCGCGCCGACGAAGGCGCCGAGATCGGCACCCTGATCGGCCCCGCGGTGCCCTATGCGGAAGTCGCCGACGTCATCGAGGACATCGTCGAGGCCTATCTCGCACTGCGAGCGGCCCCCGACGAGTTGTTCATCGATACCGTCAAGCGTCTCGGCGTCCAGCCTTTCAAGGAACGCGTCTATGCCACTCGTTAA
- the cysG gene encoding siroheme synthase CysG, with amino-acid sequence MRFLPVFLDLHAGPVLLVGQGEPARAKLRLLLAAGAEVRWHAPDGNYETGVADAGRLTVLHQDPLAIELGGIIAVVCAGAGELGHAMAARARRHGLPVNVMDEPEHSSFIVPAIVDRGDVVVAIGTGGAAPVLARRLREKIETLLPARIGDLAAFIGRWRKPLSREVADHARRRFWEQVVDGPVGAAVLEGRQIEAERALAELAAAPGDTSVRGFVTLVGAGPGDPDLLTVKALRVLQDADIIFYDELVSSAVLDRGRRDATRVLVGRRVGRPGIGQDAIHRLLIEAARCGQRVVRLKGGDSFVFGRGGEEVAALRDADIPYAVVPGITAALGAASAFEVPLTYRRQALRITFLTAHQERDAEAVDWGALTDEKMTVVVYMGMTAAPAVRAGLLAAGRSPMTPVGVFARVTRPDQQAAVGVLDNLPELVAEIAEGPAILVIGEVVTHSAPWRANNPFELLSSLGIAAE; translated from the coding sequence ATGCGTTTCCTGCCGGTCTTCCTCGACCTGCATGCTGGTCCGGTCCTTCTGGTCGGACAGGGCGAGCCTGCGCGGGCGAAGCTGCGGCTGCTGCTCGCCGCGGGTGCCGAGGTGCGCTGGCATGCGCCGGACGGGAACTACGAGACCGGTGTGGCCGATGCCGGCCGCCTGACGGTCCTGCATCAGGATCCGCTCGCCATCGAGCTTGGCGGCATCATCGCGGTCGTTTGCGCCGGGGCCGGCGAACTCGGCCACGCGATGGCAGCGCGGGCGCGGCGCCATGGGCTGCCGGTCAACGTCATGGATGAGCCTGAGCATTCGTCGTTCATTGTACCCGCAATCGTTGATCGTGGCGACGTCGTGGTGGCGATCGGCACCGGCGGCGCCGCGCCAGTGCTGGCGCGGCGGCTGCGCGAAAAGATCGAGACGCTGTTGCCGGCGCGCATCGGCGATCTCGCCGCCTTCATCGGTCGCTGGCGCAAGCCGCTGTCCCGCGAGGTGGCCGATCACGCGCGCCGCCGGTTCTGGGAGCAGGTCGTCGACGGCCCGGTCGGTGCCGCGGTGCTCGAAGGCAGGCAGATCGAAGCGGAGCGCGCGCTGGCCGAACTCGCCGCTGCTCCGGGCGATACGTCGGTGCGCGGCTTCGTCACGCTGGTCGGCGCCGGCCCTGGCGATCCGGATCTTCTCACGGTCAAGGCGCTGCGCGTGCTGCAGGACGCAGACATTATATTCTATGACGAGCTGGTGTCGTCGGCGGTGCTGGACCGGGGCCGGCGGGATGCGACGCGCGTTCTCGTCGGCCGTCGGGTCGGCCGGCCCGGCATCGGCCAGGACGCCATTCATCGCCTGTTGATCGAGGCGGCGCGTTGCGGCCAGCGCGTGGTGCGGCTCAAGGGCGGCGATTCCTTCGTCTTCGGCCGCGGCGGCGAAGAAGTCGCGGCGCTGCGCGACGCGGACATTCCTTATGCGGTGGTGCCCGGCATCACGGCGGCGCTCGGCGCTGCGTCGGCCTTCGAGGTGCCGCTGACCTATCGGCGTCAGGCGCTGCGCATCACCTTCCTCACCGCGCACCAGGAGCGCGACGCCGAGGCGGTCGATTGGGGCGCGCTCACCGACGAGAAGATGACCGTGGTGGTCTACATGGGCATGACCGCCGCGCCGGCGGTCCGCGCCGGGCTGCTCGCCGCCGGCCGCTCGCCGATGACGCCGGTCGGTGTCTTCGCCCGCGTGACGCGGCCGGACCAGCAGGCGGCGGTCGGGGTTCTCGATAACCTGCCCGAGCTCGTCGCCGAGATCGCCGAAGGCCCTGCCATCCTCGTCATCGGCGAGGTCGTCACCCATTCCGCGCCATGGCGCGCCAACAATCCATTTGAACTCCTCTCCAGCCTCGGGATCGCCGCCGAATGA
- a CDS encoding CAP domain-containing protein, whose amino-acid sequence MRIAITPVLSALMLSAGALALGGCAAERELPPEQPAFYLSMAHGGAKLDAPVAASMISGYRQNNGLGAVEIDPVLMQVAQAQSQAMASRNKLDHNVTGTLGQRIKTAGYDAKIAVENVSAGYHTLAEAFSGWRDSPPHRANMLHNGVTKMGIAASYAPNTKYKVFWTLILAAPDTREPLAAADR is encoded by the coding sequence ATGCGGATTGCCATCACGCCGGTCTTGAGCGCGCTGATGTTGAGTGCCGGGGCACTGGCGCTCGGTGGATGTGCTGCCGAACGCGAATTGCCGCCGGAGCAACCAGCCTTCTATCTCAGCATGGCCCATGGCGGCGCCAAGCTCGACGCGCCGGTCGCCGCCTCGATGATCTCGGGCTATCGCCAGAACAACGGCCTCGGCGCAGTCGAGATCGATCCCGTTCTGATGCAGGTGGCTCAAGCCCAGTCGCAGGCCATGGCGAGCCGCAACAAGCTCGACCACAACGTCACCGGAACGCTCGGCCAGAGAATCAAGACGGCCGGTTACGATGCCAAGATCGCCGTCGAGAACGTGTCGGCGGGCTACCACACGCTGGCCGAGGCCTTCTCGGGCTGGCGCGATTCGCCGCCTCACCGCGCCAATATGCTCCACAACGGTGTCACAAAAATGGGCATCGCCGCCAGCTATGCGCCAAACACCAAATACAAGGTGTTCTGGACGCTCATTCTGGCGGCACCCGACACCCGCGAGCCGCTTGCTGCCGCGGACCGATGA
- a CDS encoding sulfate/molybdate ABC transporter ATP-binding protein, protein MTIEVRDLVKTFGTFRALDHVDLTVDSGELLALLGPSGSGKTSLLRIIAGLDWPDSGSVIFDGEDALSRGAGERNVGFVFQHYALFRHMSVFENVAFGLRVQPRALRKSEDEIRRRVKELLELVQLDWLADRYPNQLSGGQRQRIALARALAIEPRILLLDEPFGALDAKVRKELRRWLRQLHDEIHVTSIFVTHDQEEALEVANRVVVMDRGRIEQIGSPAEVYDHPATAFVHGFIGESIVLPVEVVEGKVRLGDRILGISPDGAEAGPSRLFIRRHDVVLGAPENSTLQGAVKRVRAFGPTQRADIALAADKGETVIEIDAPRDRSLRPGDIVGLAPQRYRIFAA, encoded by the coding sequence GTGACCATCGAAGTCCGCGACCTCGTCAAGACCTTCGGCACCTTCCGGGCGCTCGACCATGTGGACCTCACCGTCGATAGCGGTGAGCTGCTTGCGCTGCTCGGGCCATCGGGCTCGGGCAAGACCTCGCTGTTGCGGATCATCGCCGGATTGGACTGGCCGGACTCCGGCAGTGTCATCTTCGACGGCGAGGACGCGCTGTCGCGCGGCGCCGGCGAACGCAACGTGGGCTTCGTCTTTCAGCACTACGCCTTGTTCCGGCACATGAGTGTGTTCGAGAATGTCGCTTTCGGCCTGCGGGTGCAGCCGCGTGCTTTGCGCAAGAGCGAGGACGAGATTCGTCGCCGGGTCAAGGAACTGCTCGAGCTGGTGCAGCTCGACTGGCTTGCCGACCGCTATCCCAACCAGTTGTCCGGCGGCCAGCGCCAGCGCATCGCGCTGGCCCGGGCTCTGGCGATCGAGCCGCGGATCCTCCTGCTCGACGAGCCGTTCGGCGCGCTGGATGCCAAGGTGCGCAAGGAGCTGCGGCGCTGGCTGCGTCAGCTTCACGACGAGATTCATGTCACCTCGATCTTCGTCACCCACGACCAGGAGGAGGCTCTCGAGGTCGCCAACCGCGTCGTCGTCATGGATCGGGGCCGCATCGAGCAGATCGGTTCGCCTGCGGAGGTCTACGACCATCCGGCCACGGCCTTCGTCCATGGTTTCATCGGCGAATCCATCGTGCTGCCGGTCGAGGTCGTCGAGGGCAAGGTCCGTCTCGGCGATCGCATTCTCGGCATCTCGCCCGACGGCGCCGAGGCGGGGCCGTCCCGCCTGTTCATCCGCCGGCACGACGTCGTCCTCGGAGCGCCGGAGAACAGCACCTTGCAGGGGGCGGTGAAGCGGGTGCGGGCCTTCGGGCCCACCCAGCGCGCCGATATCGCACTGGCCGCCGACAAGGGCGAGACCGTGATCGAGATCGACGCCCCCCGCGACCGTTCGCTGCGGCCGGGCGACATCGTCGGGCTGGCACCGCAGCGCTATCGGATTTTCGCCGCTTAA
- a CDS encoding sulfate ABC transporter substrate-binding protein: MLFRTAAFAALAMMWGQVALAADITLLNVSYDPTREFYAEFNQAFAASYQKETGKSVEVKQSHAGSGAQARAVIGGLQADVVTLALAYDVDAIAERGLIDAKWQQRLPQNAAPYTSTIVFLVRKGNPKGIKDWDDLIKPGVSVITPNPKTSGGARWNYLAAWAYAAKKYGSEDKVRDYLKALFKNVPVLDTGARGATVTFVERGTGDVLLAWENEAYLALKEFGPEKFQIVVPSLSILAEPPVAVVDKVVDKKGTRDVAEAYLKYLYSKGGQELAAKHFYRPRDPEVAAKHADSFAKVELITIDGAFGGWSKAQKVHFGDGGTFDQIYQN; encoded by the coding sequence ATGTTGTTCCGCACCGCCGCCTTCGCCGCCCTCGCCATGATGTGGGGTCAGGTGGCTCTCGCCGCCGACATCACCTTGTTGAACGTGTCCTATGATCCGACCCGCGAGTTCTACGCGGAGTTCAACCAGGCCTTCGCCGCGAGCTACCAGAAGGAGACCGGCAAGAGCGTCGAGGTGAAGCAGTCCCACGCTGGTTCCGGCGCGCAGGCGCGGGCGGTGATCGGCGGTCTGCAGGCGGACGTGGTGACGCTGGCGCTGGCCTATGACGTCGACGCCATCGCCGAGCGCGGGCTGATCGATGCCAAGTGGCAGCAGCGCCTGCCGCAGAACGCCGCGCCCTATACCTCGACCATCGTCTTCCTGGTGCGCAAGGGGAACCCGAAGGGCATCAAGGACTGGGACGATCTCATCAAGCCGGGCGTCAGCGTGATCACGCCCAACCCGAAGACATCGGGCGGCGCGCGCTGGAATTATCTCGCCGCCTGGGCCTACGCCGCGAAGAAATACGGCAGCGAGGACAAGGTTCGCGACTATCTGAAGGCGCTGTTCAAGAATGTGCCGGTGCTGGATACCGGCGCGCGGGGCGCGACCGTCACTTTCGTCGAGCGCGGCACCGGCGACGTGCTGCTGGCCTGGGAGAACGAGGCCTACCTGGCGCTGAAGGAATTCGGTCCGGAGAAATTCCAGATCGTGGTGCCCTCGTTGTCCATCCTGGCGGAGCCCCCGGTCGCGGTGGTCGACAAGGTGGTGGACAAGAAGGGCACGCGCGACGTTGCCGAGGCCTATCTCAAATATCTCTACAGCAAGGGCGGTCAGGAGCTCGCCGCCAAGCATTTCTACCGGCCGCGCGATCCGGAGGTTGCCGCAAAACACGCCGATTCCTTCGCCAAGGTCGAATTGATCACCATCGACGGTGCCTTCGGCGGCTGGTCCAAGGCCCAGAAGGTCCATTTCGGCGACGGCGGCACCTTCGACCAGATCTACCAGAACTGA